TGATTTTTCTCATTTTGGAATCAAATTTGATTCCTTTTGCTAAATAAAGTTTATTGACCCTTCTTTTGCTGGTTTCAAGAAGTGCTTCAACTGAATTTCTACCGTATACTATTTCATTTTTTTCCATATATATCTATCTAATCTAAAAGATGTTTAAATGTATTAATAAGATTATTTTATATTCAGTATAGGAAAAAATATAGTAAATTTATATTTGAGTCAATAGAAATTGCATTAGCTCTTGTTACCTATTCGATATTTGCTTTATGATTATCTAGTATAATCTTTGATTTGTCAGAGTAAAGGGAATTTTGTCATGAATGATCAATATAAAACAAGAGGCATTAGAGGAGCTATAACAGTTGAGAAAAATTCAAGTGATGCAATTCAAAAGGCTACCACTGAATTATTAAGTAGTATATTAAATGAAAATAAGGTTGTTGAAGATGACATTGTTAGTGTGATTTTTACATTAACCAATGACTTAACAGCTGATTTTCCTGCTAAAGCTGCCAGAAAATATTTTAGTTGGGATGATATACCAATGATTTGCGCACAGGAAATCCCTGTGCCAGGCAGCATAACATTATGTATAAGAGTTCTGATATTAATTAACACAACTCTTAGTAAAAAAGAGATTAAACATATTTATCTTGGTGAAGCTAGGAATTTACGTCCTGATTTAGTTGCGGACTAAATTTGGATTTAATGAATTTAAAAATTCCAATGCTTTACTTATAAACCATTCACTTGAATGGTGGCTTCCTGTTTTTGATATATATAATTGGGCTTCAGGATTACGTTTTGCAAGTTCGTATGCCATTTTTACCGGAACAGTTTCATCATTTACCGAATGCCCGATTAAGAGTGGATAATTAATCTTAAATATTTTATTTTCTGTCTCGAATTTCTGAGTTAAAGGCATAAATTTAACAAATTTAGTTGCCATATTTCCCCAAAACCCTCCACCTCCTTCCAGAATTCCTGTACTTGTAAGATGTATGGCTTCATCTCTAATATTGGTAAATGTGCTTTCAAGGATTATTCCTCGAAATCTATCTCTTGAAGCTACGTCTGCAACTACGGCCCCACCCATTGAACGTCCCCATAATATAATGTTGCTTTGTGGTATACGCTCAAACTCTTTCAAATATTTGATTGAAGATTCAAGGTCTATATACAGCCCAGTTTCAGATGGTGCCCCTTCACTTCTGCCATGTCCTCTATATTCAAGCATAAAAACACCATAACCATTATCAGCAAGGCCTTGTGCCACACTTTGCCATAAGCTGATATTTTCCCCCTGTCCATGGCAATATATTATTGTAGGTCTATTATTTTGTGCTTTTATATACCATGCATTTAACCTTACGCCATCCAGGCTGTAAAAGTATGTATCTTGAAGCCTCTCTTTAAGTTCCATTCTCAGGGGAACTATGTTTTTCTTTATTGGGTAGTAAATTAATTTTGTCTCCATATCCCCAAAGCCAAATGCTGCTTGATAAGACTGAAAGCTAAAAATACAAGATATAACTAAACAAATAAGACAAGTTGTCTTTCTTGAAGACCCCAAAAAGCTTAAATCCATACTTTCCCCTCTATTTATGCCTGAACTTAATATTTAAAAAATATTTAAACTTACTTAATTACATTAAGTATAAACCTTTTATCTTTCAAAAAACAAATGAAGTATCTTGGATTTAAATTTGGTCTATAAGACTGAATTAGCTTAAAAGTGATACTATTCGAGATTATTAGGATTTAGTCCAATTTGGTTTATGAAATTGTATATATTAGAACATAGAAATGCTTTACATTTCTTAATGAAATAAGTATGTTTTATATATTAGTTATATCTATAGATATAAGCGAATAAGCGGTTTAAATTTAATAAATTGGGGAAAAGTTAGAAGTAAATAATAAACATGAAAATGTTTTTATATAAATAGGGGTAAATATTTCTAAATTAGAGGAAAAAATATGGGGTATTATGCATGGTCAATCCGTTAACAAATTTTGGTAATCCTAGTTTTATTCCATATTCTAGCTCATTTACTAACCCAATGAGTTACAATGCCATCAATGATATGTTTGGGCAAAGTAGCATCTTTGGGCCGAGCAATAATATTCCGGTATCAGGTTCAGGCTCGAGCCTGTCTTACGGTTTAACATTGGCTAATCCGATGAAAAATCCAATGAGCTATAATGCTGTTAATGACATGTTCGGACTTAATAACAGGTTTGAACCTGTAGATTATGTATCTATAAGTGGTTTTGGAATGAGCTTACAAAACGATATGCCTTTACAAAGGTTATTTAATCTTACTGATGGTATGTTTAATTCCGGTAACACCTCAGGCACATCACTAGTAAATCTACCATTTATTAACGATTTAAGTGATGTATTCAGCAAACAATCTACAACTGATACAAATGACATTTCCTGGAATATTGATTCTCAAAGTTCAAATGGAGATACTAAATTACAAGGTTTATTTGGTAATTTAGATTCTCTTATGACTTCAGGTTCATTATCGCCGACTAACTCTGATGGTGCATCATTAGACTTTAGTTTACAAAATTCTGAAGGCGATTCTAAATTGAGAGAACTATTTGGTGGATTGGACTTACTGACTACTAATGGGCCACTACCTGCAACAAAATATGGTGATGTTTCCTGGAATTTTGGATTGCAGAGCCCAGAAGGTGATACTAAGCTGCAAAATCTATTTCGTGGGCTTGACTCGCTAACAACCAATGGCCCTTTACCAGCGTCTAATTATGGTGGGGTATCGTGGGACTTTAGTTTGTATGGTGATAAAAACCTGCAGAATTTATTTAATGGTATTGATCAGTTTACATAAAACTAATTTATTTCTTAATACATATCAAAACAGCCTTTTAAAAGGCTGTTTTGATATGTATTATTCAGGATAAGTAGATAATCAATCATAATATTTTGCTCGATTATTTGCTGGTTATAAGAAGTGCCAAAGGCACATATATAAGGTTGAAATAGTTAAAGACTTTAATAGTGTGACTGAGTCACCTACAAAAATACCTATTAGAATGAGCTTGTAATTTCAAAAACTCGTCGTTTTCGAAATTGTAAGCTCCCGCTTCGCTCATCAAAATCCATAAGTATTTTTTACGCTGTCCTTAGATATTAAAAAATAAACTGTTAGGTAAACTTTTGTAAAAAAAATAGGAAAAATTAAAAAAAATAGGAAATTAATTTAATCAAACTTACTTAATATTATTGGTAAGTTTTTTGTTTCAATATAATCAGATAGAGGACTTGAGGAAAGGAGTTATCAAGAAAGGGACAAAGCAGAGTTATTTTTTATATTTTTGTGTCAAATTTGAATTATTATTTATTATAGGTTAAATATTAATATTTCTATTAATATTTAAATGTTAAGATTGTGTTATTAGGATATACATCTTAATAACTCGACAAAGTTTGTTTGTATTTTTAAGTTTTGTGGAATAAAAAGGCTTGTAGGAGGGAAAACAATGGCGGATTTTATCGGAACAGAGGGTAACGATTATATTTACAGCGGTCCAGTTACAGATGATATTTATGATTTATTTAGTGGAGATGACACCGTAAGAATTGAATATGGTGGAAATGATACCTATAATACTGGTACTGGAAATGATTGGATTCGTGATGTTGCAGGTAATGATGTTTACATATTCAATTTAGGTGATGGTCAAGATCTTGTCTATGATTATAATGGTTCAGACACAATAAGATTTGGTGATGGCATTACTAAAACTAATACAGTATTCTCAAAAGTAGGTAATGACGTTGTTATAAGCATACAAGGTGCTACAGATTCAATAACAGTGAAAGACTGGTATCTTGTTGATTCATATGAACATAAAATAGAATCTATTCAGTTTAATAACGGTACTTCATATACTAAAGATGAAATTGAACAAATTATAGATGGTATCCTTATCTTAGGTACAGATAATAGTGATTCTTTAATTGGAAATAGCCTTGATAATACAATGATTGGCTATTTAGGCAATGATGTTTATACAGGCGGAACAGGTAATGATACCATCACTGATGCTTCAGGAAATGAAGTTTATAATTTTAATTCAGGCGATGGACAAGACATTATTTCTGACTTAAATGGAAATGATGTTGTAAAATTTGGCACTGGAATTGTTAAAGAAGATTTAGAATTTACACAAGATGGTAATAATCTTGTTATTAGCTTGAAAAATAGTACTGATAAAATAACTGTAAGTAACTGGTACGCTGATGATATTAACCAGATAGAAAAGTTTGAATTTGCTGATGGTACTTATATAACAAACGATGATATTAATGAGCCGCCAACACCAGCAGTACCAGAAATAAAAGGAACTAATTGTAATGACGCTTTATATGGTACAGCAGATAGTGAGGTTATTTTAGGATTAGCAGGAAATGATTATATTCGTGATTACGGCGGTAATGATACTATAAGAGGTGGTATTGGTAATGATCATATCCAAGACTATGCTGGTAATGACCTTATAAATGCTGGTAATGGTGATGATTGTATTCAAGATTATGCCGGTGATGATACCTTAAGAGGCGGTGCTGGCAATGATGGTATCCATGATTATGCTGGCAATGATCTCATAAATGGCGGTGCAGGTAATGACTGGATTCGTGATTATGCAGGTAATGATACCTTAAGAGGTGGTACTGGTAATGATCATATTCAGGATTATACTGGCAATGATCTGATAAATGGTGGCGACGGTGATGATTGTATTCAAGATTATGCCGGTGATGATACCTTAAGAGGTGGTGCTGGTAATGACGGCATCCAAGATTATGCTGGCAATGATCTCATAAATGGTGGTGCAGGTAATGACTGGATTCGTGATTATGCAGGTAATGATACCTTAAGAGGTGGAACTGGTAATGATTACATCCAGGATTATGCTGGCAATGACTTCATATATGGTGGCGACGGCGATGATGGTATTGAAGATTACACCGGTAATGATCTCTTAAAAGGTGGAACCGGCAATGATGGTATTTATGATTATGCAGGTAATGATACTATAATTGGTGGCGCTGGCAAGGATTACATTGTCGATTATGCCGGCAATG
Above is a window of Candidatus Melainabacteria bacterium RIFOXYA2_FULL_32_9 DNA encoding:
- a CDS encoding chorismate mutase translates to MNDQYKTRGIRGAITVEKNSSDAIQKATTELLSSILNENKVVEDDIVSVIFTLTNDLTADFPAKAARKYFSWDDIPMICAQEIPVPGSITLCIRVLILINTTLSKKEIKHIYLGEARNLRPDLVAD